The proteins below are encoded in one region of Bifidobacterium dentium JCM 1195 = DSM 20436:
- a CDS encoding NAD(P) transhydrogenase subunit alpha has translation MAETPEATVAFGVLNETSEHESRVALTPDIVTRLRKAGVTCLIESGAGAASHYVDADYVKAGAQVVSAADVIARADVLGFVDRPSNELLSRVKRGTWVIGMLGSFTDADYVAALDNAGLVGVAMEKLPRQLSSAQSMDEMTSQNSVMGYKAAIVAADAYGSFLPMMTTAAGTIRPAKVLVLGAGIAGLQAIGTAKRLGAVVTAYDVRPASKGEVESLGAKFLDLGLDFSKGQGEGGYARALSAEEQAQQQAAVDQKAAGFDIVITTAKVPGRKPPVLLTRAGVAGLHRGAVIVDCAASDLGGNVEGSAVGTQVTEGGVTIIGAPYLASGVATTASNLLSRNVADVLAHFVRDGRLVIDLNEELDNAMVVAGRGEEAKKEEE, from the coding sequence ATGGCTGAAACACCAGAAGCCACCGTGGCCTTCGGAGTGCTCAACGAGACCTCCGAACACGAGTCCCGTGTTGCTCTGACACCGGATATCGTAACAAGATTGCGTAAGGCAGGCGTTACATGCCTGATCGAATCCGGTGCGGGAGCCGCATCGCATTACGTTGATGCGGATTATGTCAAGGCCGGGGCACAGGTCGTCTCCGCCGCCGACGTGATTGCACGCGCCGATGTGCTCGGTTTTGTCGATCGCCCAAGCAATGAGCTGCTGAGCCGCGTGAAGAGGGGCACGTGGGTCATCGGCATGCTCGGATCGTTCACCGACGCCGATTACGTGGCCGCACTTGACAACGCCGGCCTGGTCGGCGTCGCCATGGAAAAGCTGCCGCGTCAGCTGAGTTCGGCTCAGTCCATGGACGAGATGACCTCGCAGAACTCCGTGATGGGCTACAAGGCCGCCATCGTCGCCGCCGACGCGTACGGCTCCTTCCTGCCGATGATGACCACCGCCGCCGGCACCATACGACCGGCCAAGGTACTCGTCCTGGGTGCCGGCATCGCCGGACTGCAGGCCATTGGCACCGCCAAGCGTCTTGGCGCGGTCGTGACCGCGTATGACGTCCGTCCGGCTTCCAAGGGTGAAGTCGAATCGCTGGGCGCTAAATTCCTGGATCTTGGTCTTGATTTCTCCAAGGGGCAGGGCGAAGGCGGCTACGCCCGTGCGCTGAGCGCCGAGGAGCAGGCCCAGCAGCAGGCCGCCGTCGACCAGAAGGCCGCCGGATTCGATATCGTCATCACCACGGCCAAGGTTCCGGGACGTAAGCCTCCGGTCCTGCTGACCCGCGCCGGTGTGGCGGGTCTGCACCGCGGTGCCGTGATCGTCGATTGTGCCGCCAGCGATCTGGGCGGCAATGTCGAGGGTTCGGCCGTCGGCACCCAGGTGACCGAAGGCGGCGTGACCATCATCGGTGCGCCATATCTGGCAAGTGGCGTGGCCACCACCGCATCCAACCTGCTGAGCCGCAATGTGGCCGACGTGCTCGCGCACTTCGTACGTGATGGCAGGCTCGTCATCGATCTCAATGAGGAACTTGACAATGCCATGGTCGTCGCCGGCCGCGGCGAAGAAGCCAAGAAGGAAGAAGAGTAA
- the era gene encoding GTPase Era: MTDPHDMTDSTSISADSAAPVPYRSGFVAVVGRPNVGKSTLINALIGTQIAIASSRPETTRKAIRGILTTDNAQIVLVDTPGIHRPRTLLGQRLNDVVDESLADVDAIAFLLPGDQEIGPGDKRILSRLRSEFAAKRDDGTFKWKVPLIAIVTKIDELSREGLINKLIEINEFADFTDIVPVSALKHDNLSEVRNVLVENMPEGPQMYPAEQITEERPEDTIAELVRGAFLEELDDELPHSLAVVVDSIEYPEDNESGMAYDGKAQVIVSIYVERDSQKPIIIGKGAEHLVRVKKKLRTPVNRIVGQKARLDLHVKVAKGWQSDPKQLEKLGF, translated from the coding sequence ATGACTGACCCACACGATATGACCGACTCCACCTCCATCTCCGCGGATTCCGCAGCGCCTGTCCCATATCGTTCCGGATTCGTCGCCGTGGTCGGACGTCCGAATGTGGGCAAGTCCACGCTTATCAATGCATTGATCGGCACGCAGATCGCCATCGCGTCATCCCGTCCGGAAACCACGCGTAAGGCCATTCGAGGCATTCTCACCACCGATAACGCGCAGATCGTGCTGGTGGATACCCCTGGCATTCATCGACCCCGTACGCTGCTCGGCCAGCGTCTCAATGACGTGGTCGACGAGTCCCTGGCAGACGTGGATGCCATCGCGTTCCTGTTGCCGGGAGATCAGGAGATCGGCCCCGGCGATAAGCGTATCCTCAGCCGACTGCGTTCCGAATTCGCGGCGAAGCGCGATGACGGCACGTTCAAGTGGAAGGTGCCTTTGATCGCCATCGTCACCAAAATCGACGAGCTTTCTCGTGAAGGGCTGATCAACAAACTCATCGAAATCAACGAATTCGCTGATTTCACCGATATCGTGCCGGTCAGTGCGCTGAAACACGACAATCTGTCCGAAGTCAGGAACGTGCTTGTGGAGAACATGCCGGAAGGCCCACAGATGTACCCCGCCGAGCAGATTACCGAGGAACGTCCGGAAGACACCATCGCCGAACTGGTGCGTGGCGCGTTCCTTGAGGAGTTGGACGACGAGTTGCCGCATTCGCTGGCCGTGGTCGTGGATTCCATCGAGTATCCGGAAGACAACGAGAGTGGCATGGCCTATGACGGCAAGGCGCAAGTGATCGTATCCATCTATGTGGAGCGTGATTCGCAGAAGCCGATCATTATCGGCAAGGGTGCGGAGCATCTGGTACGTGTCAAGAAGAAGCTGCGCACTCCGGTCAACCGCATCGTCGGCCAGAAGGCCCGGCTTGACCTGCATGTCAAGGTCGCCAAGGGCTGGCAGTCGGATCCTAAGCAGCTCGAGAAGCTGGGCTTCTGA
- a CDS encoding NAD(P)(+) transhydrogenase (Re/Si-specific) subunit beta, whose product MGTLAEMLSTPLGVVEWFVYLLAAVMFVIGLHLMNSPKTARKGNMVSAIGMAMAVVMAFIVLFAGEVSNGFKHSVAVVVLIVGIVIGAVAGVVSAKKVQMTDMPQLVSVFNTVGGGAAALVALNDILTSDGAPSLVVLITAGLGIVIGSVTFSGSLIAAGKLQGIKFIKKLTLPGKSVWNVVFIILTVASFVMLCVQPEQRLLWSILATVFALCYGLVFVIPIGGADMPVVISVLNACTGTAVAMSGLAINNIALIVAGALVGAAGVTLSIAMSKAMNRPLLSVLAGGFGGSSSVAAGEGPEGTMKETSADDLAVQLVYAEKVIFVPGFGLAQAQAQRELADLGVLLKDHGVEVSYAIHPVAGRMPGHMNVLLAEANVPYEELVDLDDINPQFPQANVALVVGANDVTNPAARKPGTPVSGMPILDVDKAQNVVVMKRGRGTGYAGIQNELYFEDNTQMLFGDAKASLQAVIAAVKELIN is encoded by the coding sequence ATGGGTACTCTGGCCGAAATGCTGAGCACTCCGCTCGGTGTCGTCGAATGGTTCGTCTACCTGCTGGCCGCCGTGATGTTTGTCATCGGTCTGCATCTGATGAATTCCCCGAAGACCGCTCGCAAGGGCAACATGGTCTCCGCGATCGGCATGGCCATGGCTGTCGTCATGGCGTTCATCGTGCTGTTCGCGGGTGAGGTCTCCAACGGATTCAAGCACTCCGTGGCCGTAGTCGTGCTGATCGTAGGCATTGTCATCGGTGCCGTCGCCGGCGTGGTCTCCGCAAAGAAAGTGCAGATGACCGACATGCCGCAGCTGGTCTCCGTGTTCAATACCGTAGGCGGTGGCGCCGCGGCGCTCGTGGCGTTGAACGACATCCTGACCTCCGATGGCGCTCCGTCCCTCGTGGTGCTGATCACCGCAGGTCTGGGCATCGTCATCGGTTCCGTCACGTTCTCCGGCTCTCTTATCGCAGCCGGCAAGCTGCAGGGCATCAAGTTCATCAAGAAGCTCACCCTGCCGGGCAAGAGCGTCTGGAACGTCGTGTTCATCATCCTGACCGTCGCCTCCTTCGTAATGCTGTGCGTGCAGCCGGAACAGCGTCTGCTGTGGTCGATTCTCGCCACCGTGTTCGCTCTGTGCTACGGCCTCGTCTTCGTCATCCCGATCGGTGGCGCCGATATGCCGGTCGTCATCTCCGTGCTCAATGCATGCACCGGTACCGCAGTGGCCATGTCCGGCCTTGCCATCAACAACATCGCCCTGATCGTGGCCGGCGCCCTCGTCGGCGCGGCCGGCGTGACCTTGTCCATCGCCATGTCCAAGGCCATGAACCGTCCGTTGCTGTCCGTGCTGGCCGGCGGTTTCGGCGGATCCAGCTCCGTCGCCGCAGGCGAAGGTCCGGAGGGCACCATGAAGGAGACTTCCGCCGATGATCTTGCCGTGCAGCTGGTCTATGCCGAGAAGGTCATCTTCGTGCCGGGCTTCGGTCTGGCCCAGGCTCAGGCGCAGCGCGAGCTCGCCGATCTTGGCGTCCTCCTCAAGGACCATGGCGTCGAGGTCTCCTATGCCATCCACCCGGTGGCTGGCCGTATGCCCGGTCATATGAACGTGCTGCTCGCCGAAGCCAACGTGCCGTACGAGGAGCTCGTCGATCTGGATGACATCAATCCGCAGTTCCCGCAGGCCAATGTCGCCCTTGTCGTCGGCGCCAACGATGTGACCAATCCGGCCGCCCGCAAGCCGGGCACCCCGGTCTCCGGCATGCCGATCCTCGACGTGGACAAGGCGCAGAACGTGGTGGTCATGAAGCGTGGCCGTGGCACCGGTTACGCCGGCATTCAGAACGAGTTGTATTTCGAAGACAACACGCAGATGCTGTTCGGCGACGCCAAGGCGAGCCTGCAGGCCGTCATCGCTGCCGTCAAGGAACTGATCAACTAG
- a CDS encoding NAD(P) transhydrogenase subunit alpha codes for MDIVVAITLFVLALLIGVEVIGKVPATLHTPLMSGANSIHGIVIAGVVIVAAHATSPLAWVFIFLAAVLGTMNVVGGYVVTDRMLEMFKSDKGKKKEEEAK; via the coding sequence ATGGATATCGTCGTTGCAATCACGCTGTTCGTCCTCGCGCTGCTCATCGGCGTAGAGGTCATCGGCAAGGTACCTGCCACCTTGCACACCCCGCTCATGTCGGGCGCCAACTCCATCCATGGCATTGTCATTGCCGGCGTCGTCATCGTCGCCGCGCATGCCACCAGTCCGCTCGCCTGGGTATTCATCTTCCTAGCCGCCGTGCTGGGCACCATGAACGTCGTAGGCGGTTACGTGGTCACCGACCGCATGCTGGAGATGTTCAAGTCCGATAAGGGCAAGAAGAAGGAAGAGGAGGCCAAATAA
- a CDS encoding histidine triad nucleotide-binding protein codes for MSDSDCLFCKIIAGEIPSEKVYEDDTTYAFRDINPKAKVHVLIVPREHYANVAELAADDADQLAHMVKVAQRIADDEFHGDYRLIFNTGLDAGQTVFHVHAHVLTGEKLDE; via the coding sequence ATGAGCGATTCGGATTGCCTGTTCTGCAAAATCATTGCCGGTGAGATTCCAAGCGAAAAGGTGTATGAGGATGACACCACCTATGCGTTCAGGGATATCAATCCGAAAGCCAAGGTACATGTACTCATCGTGCCGCGTGAGCATTATGCGAACGTCGCCGAACTGGCTGCCGATGATGCCGATCAGCTGGCGCATATGGTCAAGGTCGCGCAGCGGATTGCCGACGACGAATTCCATGGTGACTACCGTCTGATCTTCAACACCGGTCTCGATGCCGGCCAGACCGTATTCCATGTGCACGCCCACGTGCTGACCGGTGAGAAGCTCGACGAATAG
- a CDS encoding hemolysin family protein — translation MEGMTIVIIAVLIIVALLLVWLSLSMAATEGAVARVTRASLNNLILEIQTDSEISPFIRGKKIKRIHKVQRLVSDRYATAGSCAFFRITCNVLDGVLVACIAVMFDAPLWSELLCGFVFALIVAVISLLVRPRSAGASKPVDIMLQHANAVSVATMLTPFAKIGGQQDSKRRNGDLSDDEELEKIQLEQGRATIDRLVKANDFDPEVSEMLRNVLMLSETLTREIMVPRTDMICVERDETLENMLKLCSRSGFSRVPVIGDDVDDLVGIAYLKDAVRATAFNPAALSRDVESIVRDPMLVPESKPVDDLFHQMQRTRQHVAVVVDEYGGIAGLVTIEDTIEQIVGELEDEHDRTQHAEPERLGEKKWSMPARTTIADLEEIFEIDIDEDDVDTVYGLLTKLLGRVPIVGASAVTRGLRLTAVDSAGRRKKVSTIVVEPAHVEGVDETEHQNEEPNDAADQASSNDKNSKDKHD, via the coding sequence ATGGAAGGCATGACCATCGTCATCATCGCCGTGCTGATTATCGTGGCGTTGCTGCTGGTATGGCTGTCGCTGTCGATGGCGGCAACCGAAGGTGCGGTGGCGCGTGTAACCAGGGCCAGCCTGAACAATCTCATTCTTGAGATTCAGACGGACTCCGAAATCTCGCCATTCATCAGGGGCAAGAAGATCAAGCGCATCCATAAGGTGCAGCGACTGGTTTCCGATCGATACGCGACGGCAGGATCCTGCGCGTTCTTTCGTATCACCTGCAATGTGCTCGACGGCGTGCTAGTGGCATGCATCGCGGTGATGTTCGATGCACCGTTGTGGTCCGAGCTGCTATGCGGATTCGTCTTCGCGTTGATCGTGGCCGTGATTTCGTTGCTGGTGCGTCCGCGTAGCGCGGGAGCGTCCAAGCCTGTGGACATCATGCTGCAACATGCCAATGCGGTGTCGGTCGCGACCATGCTGACGCCATTCGCCAAAATCGGAGGGCAGCAGGATTCCAAGCGCCGTAATGGCGACCTTTCCGACGATGAGGAGTTGGAGAAGATTCAGCTCGAACAGGGACGTGCAACCATCGACCGCTTGGTCAAAGCGAACGATTTCGATCCAGAGGTTTCCGAAATGCTACGCAATGTGCTCATGCTCTCGGAAACCCTGACCCGCGAAATCATGGTGCCTCGCACCGATATGATCTGCGTCGAACGAGACGAGACATTGGAGAACATGCTGAAACTCTGTTCCCGTTCCGGTTTCTCCCGGGTGCCGGTCATCGGCGACGACGTCGATGACCTGGTAGGCATCGCCTATCTCAAGGATGCGGTACGGGCGACCGCCTTCAATCCGGCTGCGCTGTCCCGCGATGTGGAATCGATCGTACGCGATCCGATGCTGGTGCCGGAATCCAAGCCGGTCGACGATTTATTCCATCAGATGCAACGCACGCGTCAGCATGTGGCGGTCGTGGTGGACGAGTATGGCGGCATCGCCGGTTTGGTCACCATCGAAGACACCATCGAACAGATCGTGGGCGAGCTCGAAGACGAACATGACCGCACCCAACATGCCGAACCCGAAAGACTGGGGGAGAAGAAGTGGAGCATGCCGGCCCGTACCACCATCGCCGATCTTGAGGAGATCTTCGAAATCGACATCGATGAGGATGATGTCGACACGGTGTACGGCCTGTTGACCAAGCTGTTGGGACGCGTGCCGATCGTCGGCGCATCCGCGGTGACCCGTGGCCTGAGACTGACTGCGGTGGACTCCGCCGGACGGCGTAAGAAGGTGTCCACCATTGTGGTGGAACCGGCGCACGTCGAGGGCGTGGACGAAACTGAACACCAGAACGAAGAACCGAACGACGCTGCCGATCAGGCGTCGAGTAACGACAAGAATTCCAAGGACAAGCATGACTGA
- the ybeY gene encoding rRNA maturation RNase YbeY, which yields MSVEVTNETIWQVDGKVFSNLGVWVMDQMRVSTQSDLTIMFVDPDPIAQLHMRWMNLEGPTDVMSFPMDELRPGDGRTVMEGVLGDIVICPWVAAQQALAAGHSTMEEMMLLTIHGILHLLGYDHVTPEQERQMFGLQRQLLLTFFALRQGVGAQATLPAGASDALAEWDREHGSGRQIAK from the coding sequence ATGAGCGTTGAAGTCACGAACGAAACCATCTGGCAGGTCGACGGCAAGGTCTTTTCGAACCTCGGCGTCTGGGTGATGGACCAGATGCGTGTCAGCACGCAGTCCGACCTGACCATCATGTTCGTGGATCCCGATCCGATCGCCCAGCTGCACATGCGCTGGATGAATCTCGAAGGTCCCACCGATGTGATGAGCTTCCCCATGGACGAACTGCGACCCGGAGACGGGCGGACCGTCATGGAAGGCGTGCTCGGCGACATCGTAATCTGTCCATGGGTCGCAGCGCAGCAGGCGCTCGCAGCCGGCCACAGTACCATGGAGGAAATGATGTTGCTGACCATCCACGGTATTCTGCACCTGCTCGGATACGATCATGTGACCCCGGAGCAGGAACGTCAGATGTTCGGTCTGCAACGGCAACTGCTGCTGACGTTTTTCGCACTCCGGCAGGGTGTCGGCGCACAGGCGACATTACCCGCCGGCGCATCGGATGCGCTTGCCGAATGGGACCGTGAGCATGGTTCCGGCCGGCAGATCGCCAAATAG
- a CDS encoding PhoH family protein, producing the protein MATTTRTITIPRQLDPVTVLGPIDEVLREVERAFPDLTIIVRGDRIAIMSRSKQSEAQAAQAEDVLADIIQAAYTAPMDADTVRRMLDQNVLKNSVRQSHPGHGRVVEELRLQKHAQGAAIARDETADRRKPHVPGVITFALGKPVRAKTAGQIAYVNAIESHTITFAIGPAGTGKTYLAVAKAVRAFQDRQVRRIILTRPAVEAGENLGFLPGTLNEKVDPYLRPLYDALSDMLGADQLKRYMDDGAIEVAPLAYMRGRTLNDAFVILDEAQNTTEQQMKMFLTRLGFNTKMIITGDVTQVDLTVPKSGLATIERILDGIDDIAFAHLQPEDVVRHALVGKIVAAYDRHAAIAGDHSRQGRRHGNEIETTERNEHADER; encoded by the coding sequence GTGGCTACCACTACACGTACCATCACGATTCCCCGGCAGCTCGATCCGGTGACGGTTCTCGGCCCGATCGACGAGGTGCTCCGCGAAGTCGAAAGGGCATTTCCCGATCTGACCATCATCGTGCGGGGCGATCGCATCGCGATCATGTCACGTTCCAAGCAGTCTGAGGCGCAGGCGGCGCAGGCCGAAGATGTGCTCGCCGACATCATTCAGGCCGCGTATACGGCTCCGATGGATGCCGATACCGTGCGGCGCATGCTTGACCAGAACGTACTGAAGAATTCCGTGCGGCAATCCCATCCCGGACACGGGCGTGTGGTGGAGGAGTTGCGTCTGCAGAAGCATGCGCAGGGCGCGGCCATTGCCCGTGACGAAACCGCCGATCGACGTAAGCCGCATGTTCCGGGAGTCATCACCTTCGCCTTGGGCAAGCCGGTACGCGCGAAGACAGCCGGGCAGATCGCCTATGTCAACGCCATCGAATCGCATACCATCACCTTCGCCATCGGTCCGGCAGGCACCGGCAAGACCTATCTGGCTGTGGCCAAGGCCGTGCGAGCCTTCCAAGATCGGCAGGTGCGTCGCATCATTCTGACGCGACCGGCCGTGGAGGCGGGAGAGAACCTCGGCTTCCTGCCCGGCACATTGAACGAGAAGGTCGACCCATACCTGCGCCCGTTGTACGATGCGTTATCCGACATGCTTGGGGCCGACCAGCTGAAGCGGTATATGGATGACGGCGCCATCGAAGTCGCTCCGCTCGCCTACATGCGTGGACGCACGCTCAACGATGCGTTCGTGATTCTCGACGAGGCGCAGAACACCACGGAACAACAGATGAAGATGTTCCTCACCCGACTTGGTTTCAACACCAAGATGATCATCACCGGAGACGTGACGCAGGTCGATCTGACCGTGCCCAAGTCGGGACTCGCCACCATCGAACGCATCCTGGACGGCATCGACGACATCGCTTTCGCCCACCTTCAGCCGGAAGATGTGGTAAGGCATGCCTTGGTAGGCAAAATCGTCGCGGCCTACGACCGGCATGCGGCCATCGCCGGAGATCACAGCAGACAGGGACGCAGGCACGGCAACGAGATCGAAACAACCGAAAGGAACGAACACGCCGATGAGCGTTGA
- a CDS encoding 16S rRNA (uracil(1498)-N(3))-methyltransferase has protein sequence MTEALFLLDTEHDDVPVNSDELNAGWKLTLPASVRRHAIQAMRLEDGDELQLSDGKGLRIHAVLRDAQQGIAEVLRFGRESQPTIRLALVQALAKTGHDEQAIDTATQIGVDEVIPWQADRSIAKWKAGRTDRKWRQVLVAATEQSRRSWSPELGECVTSKQVVAICRRACVHGDLVIILHQDATKTWIQIEQAIAGLSDKCLEDGRRRTIYVVVGPEGGISDAEVASFTEAGAEVCVLGNNILRASTAGPVALSLLARALGRFA, from the coding sequence ATGACTGAAGCCCTTTTCCTGCTTGATACGGAACATGATGACGTGCCGGTGAACAGCGACGAGCTCAATGCCGGTTGGAAGTTGACGTTGCCCGCTTCGGTACGACGTCATGCGATTCAGGCCATGCGTTTGGAGGACGGCGACGAACTGCAGCTGTCCGATGGCAAAGGGCTTCGCATTCATGCCGTGTTGCGTGATGCGCAGCAAGGCATAGCGGAAGTGCTGCGATTCGGCAGGGAATCCCAGCCGACCATCAGGCTTGCATTGGTGCAGGCATTGGCCAAGACCGGCCATGACGAACAGGCCATCGACACCGCCACGCAGATCGGCGTGGATGAGGTGATTCCATGGCAGGCCGACCGTTCCATCGCCAAGTGGAAAGCGGGGCGCACGGACAGGAAGTGGCGTCAGGTACTGGTCGCGGCGACGGAACAGTCGCGTCGTTCTTGGTCTCCCGAATTGGGGGAGTGCGTGACCAGCAAGCAGGTGGTCGCCATCTGCAGGCGCGCCTGCGTGCACGGGGACTTGGTGATCATTCTGCATCAGGATGCCACGAAAACCTGGATTCAAATCGAGCAGGCCATTGCCGGTCTGTCGGATAAGTGCCTGGAAGACGGCCGTCGGCGTACCATCTATGTGGTGGTCGGTCCGGAGGGCGGCATCAGCGATGCCGAAGTCGCTTCCTTCACCGAGGCCGGCGCCGAAGTGTGCGTGTTGGGGAACAACATTCTGAGGGCTTCGACGGCGGGGCCCGTCGCGTTGTCGTTGCTTGCCCGCGCGCTGGGTCGCTTCGCGTGA
- a CDS encoding AMP-dependent synthetase/ligase produces MSVITSLSKQAANLTQKALRLGGDFVHPVSDDSGNTPDYNDPDTLVSTDDHIDLPHTAQWGQNFLSTTFLDPETGLLTTKTEGNPPLDDGMSIYDIYADRAERMGDEPLYTYKENGEWITKTGNEVLAEIRETAKGLLHYGLRKGDGVAFMCRTSYQWDIFDAAVMACGGVLATIYDTDSAEQIRNIVNNSDARLLVVETKDMRDKADGAEDECPTLEHIVCFENGGLDEIKAYGSVVSDEELDERIDSVHKTDLCSIVYTSGSTAAPKGVEMTHEHYCTTALNLPEYMPDLLRNSRHTVLLFLPQAHSFARAINYICVASQLHIYIAQGIKTLITDLQVAKPTVMIVVPRVLEKVYNAASQKAGHGAKGVAFAAAVVAAQNYMKEVSAKGKAGALAKARRAAFDPMVYASLREVLGGRAKWIVAGGAPLDPELMAFFRGANVPVYEGYGLTETTAPCAFNPVGVPYHQGSVGIAFPGFELRIAEDDEIQVRGTAVFPRYHKNEEASEDSFVEDGWYATGDLGRIDDDGFLYIIGRKKDLIITAGGKNVSPGPIEEVIQRCEFVSQALVLGDKRPFISALITLDEESLRPWLESKGLNRDMPLEEAANNAAVRAEVQKWVDQANEGVSRAESVRKFIILPEEFTQENGLMTASMKVIRPKVIKRYSTLLNTQMYTKKK; encoded by the coding sequence GTGTCTGTCATCACCTCGTTAAGCAAGCAAGCCGCCAATCTCACGCAGAAGGCGTTGCGTCTGGGAGGTGATTTCGTCCATCCGGTCAGCGACGACTCCGGCAACACCCCCGATTACAACGATCCCGACACCCTCGTCTCGACCGACGACCATATCGATCTGCCTCATACCGCGCAATGGGGGCAGAATTTCCTGTCAACGACCTTCCTTGACCCCGAAACGGGCCTGCTGACCACGAAAACGGAAGGCAACCCGCCGTTGGATGATGGCATGTCCATCTACGACATCTACGCGGATCGCGCCGAACGCATGGGTGACGAGCCTCTCTATACCTATAAGGAGAACGGCGAGTGGATCACCAAGACCGGCAACGAGGTCCTTGCCGAAATCCGCGAAACCGCAAAGGGTCTGCTGCACTACGGCCTGCGGAAAGGCGACGGTGTGGCGTTCATGTGCCGCACCTCATATCAGTGGGATATCTTCGACGCGGCGGTCATGGCCTGCGGCGGCGTGCTGGCGACCATCTACGATACCGATTCCGCCGAGCAAATTCGTAACATCGTAAACAATTCCGATGCCCGTCTGCTGGTTGTCGAGACCAAGGACATGCGCGACAAGGCCGATGGTGCGGAAGATGAGTGCCCGACGCTGGAGCATATCGTATGTTTCGAAAACGGTGGCCTGGATGAGATCAAGGCATACGGTTCCGTCGTAAGCGACGAAGAACTTGACGAACGCATTGATTCCGTTCACAAGACCGATCTGTGTTCCATCGTATATACTTCCGGTTCCACGGCGGCCCCCAAGGGCGTGGAGATGACGCACGAGCACTACTGCACCACCGCATTGAACCTGCCGGAATACATGCCCGACCTCTTGCGCAACAGCAGGCACACCGTGTTGCTGTTCCTGCCGCAGGCGCACTCCTTCGCACGTGCCATCAACTACATTTGCGTGGCCAGCCAGCTGCACATCTACATCGCGCAGGGCATCAAGACGCTGATCACCGACCTGCAGGTGGCCAAGCCGACCGTGATGATCGTGGTTCCGCGTGTATTGGAGAAGGTGTATAACGCCGCATCCCAGAAAGCCGGTCACGGTGCCAAGGGCGTGGCGTTCGCCGCGGCCGTGGTCGCCGCGCAGAACTATATGAAGGAAGTCAGCGCCAAGGGCAAGGCCGGAGCGTTGGCCAAGGCACGTCGAGCGGCGTTCGACCCGATGGTCTATGCCTCGCTGCGCGAAGTGCTCGGCGGCCGCGCCAAGTGGATCGTAGCCGGCGGCGCTCCGCTTGATCCGGAACTGATGGCGTTCTTCCGCGGCGCAAACGTGCCGGTATATGAGGGTTATGGTCTGACCGAGACCACCGCGCCATGCGCTTTCAATCCGGTGGGTGTACCGTACCATCAAGGCTCCGTCGGCATCGCGTTCCCCGGCTTTGAGTTGCGTATCGCCGAAGACGACGAGATTCAGGTCAGAGGCACCGCCGTGTTCCCGCGCTACCACAAGAACGAGGAGGCTTCCGAGGATTCCTTCGTCGAAGACGGCTGGTACGCCACGGGCGACCTTGGCCGCATCGATGATGATGGTTTCCTGTATATCATCGGTCGTAAGAAGGACCTGATCATCACTGCAGGCGGTAAGAACGTCTCCCCCGGCCCGATCGAAGAGGTCATTCAGCGTTGTGAGTTCGTGTCGCAGGCGTTGGTGCTTGGCGACAAGCGCCCCTTCATCTCCGCACTGATCACGCTGGATGAGGAGTCGCTTCGTCCGTGGCTGGAAAGCAAGGGGCTCAACCGCGACATGCCGCTTGAGGAAGCCGCGAACAATGCGGCGGTACGTGCTGAAGTGCAGAAGTGGGTCGACCAGGCCAACGAGGGCGTATCCCGCGCCGAATCCGTGCGTAAATTCATCATCCTACCGGAGGAGTTCACTCAGGAAAACGGTCTGATGACCGCTTCCATGAAGGTGATCCGTCCGAAGGTGATCAAGCGCTATTCCACCCTGCTCAATACGCAGATGTACACCAAGAAGAAGTGA